In a single window of the Biomphalaria glabrata chromosome 5, xgBioGlab47.1, whole genome shotgun sequence genome:
- the LOC106058952 gene encoding uncharacterized protein LOC106058952 isoform X2, whose protein sequence is MAQPDFMYANTVDLDDTEAVSNGHHSRQSSYSSGHSLGSNKENGSLGKQASRAGSELSSDASDSQLILRDGGELLGESRTDLTSGLFTYDNSAMHSETTDQFLPLPQIPGRQPSKAMAPAGSAKAKAAKSPFTAVPTSTIPTEEITIPNDANISNFTVDQVANFLRCFKVDERIVSHLHNKAVDGKRFARFKDSELESLGMKNAAIVFFRDKSNISKHQKKKGQFML, encoded by the exons ATGGCACAACCAGACTTTATGTACGCCAACACTGTGGACTTAGATGATACTGAAGCTGTCTCTAACGGTCATCACAGTCGCCAGAGCTCTTACAGCAGTGGTCACTCACTTGGCAGCAACAAAGAGAACGGATCCTTAGGCAAACAAGCATCCAGGGCTGGTAGCGAACTCTCCTCAGACGCCAGTGACAGCCAGTTGATATTGAGAGATGGTGGGGAACTTTTGGGAGAAAGCAGAACGGACCTGACCAGCGGCTTATTCACATATGACAATAGTGCAAT GCATTcagaaactacagaccagttcTTGCCCTTGCCTCAGATACCAGGTCGACAACCTTCCAAAGCTATGGCACCAGCAGGCTCAGCCAAGGCCAAAGCGGCCAAAAGTCCATTTACAGCag TTCCAACCAGTACAATACCTACAGAAGAAATCACCATCCCTAATGACGCCAACATTTCCAACTTCACAGTTGACCAAGTGGCCAATTTCTTGAGGTGCTTTAAAGTGGACGAGAGGATTGTCTCCCATTTGCACAACAAAGCTGTGGACGGGAAACGCTTTGCTAGATTCAAGGACTCCGAGTTGGAAAGTCTAGGGATGAAGAATGCCGCCATTGTGTTCTTCAGAGATAAGAGTAACATCAGTAAACACCAGAAGAAAAAGGGCCAGTTCATGTTATGA
- the LOC106058952 gene encoding uncharacterized protein LOC106058952 isoform X1, protein MLCSYNIIESISLRSMAQPDFMYANTVDLDDTEAVSNGHHSRQSSYSSGHSLGSNKENGSLGKQASRAGSELSSDASDSQLILRDGGELLGESRTDLTSGLFTYDNSAMHSETTDQFLPLPQIPGRQPSKAMAPAGSAKAKAAKSPFTAVPTSTIPTEEITIPNDANISNFTVDQVANFLRCFKVDERIVSHLHNKAVDGKRFARFKDSELESLGMKNAAIVFFRDKSNISKHQKKKGQFML, encoded by the exons AAAGCATTTCTCTGAGATCAATGGCACAACCAGACTTTATGTACGCCAACACTGTGGACTTAGATGATACTGAAGCTGTCTCTAACGGTCATCACAGTCGCCAGAGCTCTTACAGCAGTGGTCACTCACTTGGCAGCAACAAAGAGAACGGATCCTTAGGCAAACAAGCATCCAGGGCTGGTAGCGAACTCTCCTCAGACGCCAGTGACAGCCAGTTGATATTGAGAGATGGTGGGGAACTTTTGGGAGAAAGCAGAACGGACCTGACCAGCGGCTTATTCACATATGACAATAGTGCAAT GCATTcagaaactacagaccagttcTTGCCCTTGCCTCAGATACCAGGTCGACAACCTTCCAAAGCTATGGCACCAGCAGGCTCAGCCAAGGCCAAAGCGGCCAAAAGTCCATTTACAGCag TTCCAACCAGTACAATACCTACAGAAGAAATCACCATCCCTAATGACGCCAACATTTCCAACTTCACAGTTGACCAAGTGGCCAATTTCTTGAGGTGCTTTAAAGTGGACGAGAGGATTGTCTCCCATTTGCACAACAAAGCTGTGGACGGGAAACGCTTTGCTAGATTCAAGGACTCCGAGTTGGAAAGTCTAGGGATGAAGAATGCCGCCATTGTGTTCTTCAGAGATAAGAGTAACATCAGTAAACACCAGAAGAAAAAGGGCCAGTTCATGTTATGA